The proteins below come from a single Gemmatimonadaceae bacterium genomic window:
- a CDS encoding serine hydrolase encodes MRRLLLATTVASLCTAPNALAQRSPAQGASAQRPDLAAFDAYVAQAVKAWNLPGLAIAVVANDSMVFAKGYGVRTLGRPEPVDAHTRFAIGSTTKAMTSLALLQASDEGAVSLDQPVLRYLPTLQLYDPVMTREITVRDLLTHHTGLPGSDQLWTGGDYGIDEIIRRMRFLRPVASFRNHYAYQNVQYAMAGEVLRAGTGKAWADWLKTRIWEPLGMRETLPTVAATEGEPNVASPHEVIDDTMRVIANRAVDPVAPAGSVWSSVSDMAKWMRFVLDSGRVGGRRLVSERAFNDWLSPQVVVPVSDFYPTSSLASVRRVNYGLGWFLHNYGGDEVAMHTGSIDGMSAIIGLIPERRVGVYILANSDHAELRHALMFRAFDLFNGRRQRDWSGEVKTLFDGLDAAARAQRTAFEKSRVAGTRPSLALEGYAGTYADSLNGTVVVSVRDGALRVVRGKGFAGRLEHWHYDTFVARWDDRRSSLAPVTFSLDARGRVTSLRIGAATFGRAADGASR; translated from the coding sequence ATGCGCCGACTCCTCCTGGCGACCACCGTCGCCTCGCTCTGCACCGCGCCTAACGCCCTCGCGCAGCGCTCGCCCGCGCAGGGCGCTTCCGCCCAGCGCCCAGACCTTGCCGCCTTCGACGCCTACGTGGCGCAGGCGGTCAAGGCGTGGAACCTCCCGGGGCTCGCCATCGCCGTCGTCGCCAACGACTCGATGGTCTTCGCCAAGGGCTACGGCGTCCGCACGCTGGGGCGCCCCGAGCCCGTCGACGCGCATACGCGCTTCGCCATCGGGTCGACCACCAAGGCGATGACGTCGCTCGCCCTGCTGCAGGCGAGCGACGAAGGCGCGGTCTCGCTGGACCAGCCCGTGCTGCGCTATCTCCCCACGTTGCAGCTGTACGACCCGGTCATGACGCGCGAGATCACGGTGCGCGACCTCCTCACCCACCACACCGGACTGCCCGGGTCCGACCAGCTGTGGACCGGAGGCGACTACGGCATCGACGAGATCATCCGCCGCATGCGATTCCTTCGCCCCGTGGCGTCGTTCCGCAACCACTACGCGTACCAGAACGTGCAGTACGCGATGGCTGGCGAGGTGCTGCGTGCCGGAACGGGAAAGGCGTGGGCCGACTGGCTCAAGACGCGCATCTGGGAACCGCTCGGCATGCGCGAGACGCTGCCGACCGTGGCCGCCACCGAGGGGGAGCCCAACGTGGCGTCGCCGCACGAGGTCATCGACGACACGATGCGCGTCATCGCCAACCGCGCCGTCGATCCGGTGGCCCCCGCAGGTTCCGTCTGGTCCAGCGTCTCCGACATGGCCAAGTGGATGCGCTTCGTCCTCGACTCGGGACGCGTCGGCGGACGCCGCCTTGTTTCCGAGCGCGCCTTCAACGACTGGCTCTCGCCGCAAGTCGTCGTCCCGGTCTCCGACTTCTATCCCACCTCGAGCCTCGCATCGGTGCGACGCGTGAACTATGGACTGGGGTGGTTCCTCCACAACTACGGCGGCGATGAAGTGGCCATGCACACCGGGAGCATCGATGGCATGAGTGCGATCATCGGCCTCATCCCCGAGCGCCGCGTGGGGGTCTACATCCTGGCCAACAGCGATCATGCCGAGCTGCGTCACGCGCTGATGTTCCGCGCGTTCGACCTCTTCAATGGCCGGCGCCAGCGCGACTGGTCCGGCGAGGTGAAGACGCTGTTCGACGGCCTGGATGCGGCGGCACGCGCCCAGCGAACCGCCTTCGAGAAGTCGCGCGTCGCCGGCACGCGCCCCTCGCTCGCGCTCGAAGGCTATGCCGGGACGTATGCCGACTCGCTCAATGGCACGGTGGTGGTCAGCGTGCGCGATGGCGCCCTGCGCGTGGTGCGTGGCAAGGGATTCGCCGGCCGGCTGGAGCACTGGCACTACGATACGTTCGTCGCGCGCTGGGACGACCGGCGCTCGTCGTTGGCTCCCGTGACCTTTTCGCTCGACGCGCGAGGACGCGTCACCTCGCTCCGGATTGGCGCCGCGACCTTTGGCCGCGCCGCCGACGGCGCCTCGCGTTAG